Proteins from one Rosa chinensis cultivar Old Blush chromosome 7, RchiOBHm-V2, whole genome shotgun sequence genomic window:
- the LOC112180238 gene encoding protein NRT1/ PTR FAMILY 5.10: MARSPETQTPLLDDVVEGAVDCNGHPVRRSSSGGWRSASFIIWVEVAERVAYYGISSNLISFLTGPMGQSTATAAKNVNIWSGTASLLPLLGAFVADSFLGRYRTIIAASLLYIMGLGLLTVSAVLPSSQLQVLLFFFSLYLVAVGQGGHKPCVQAFGADQFDRQDPEECKAKSSFFNWWYFGICAGPLSTLTVLDYIQDNLSWGLGFGLPCIVMAFALLIFLLGTRTYRYSIKGDEESPFVRIGKVFAAALRNWRTTPSAIASEEESRGTLPHQSSEQYKFLNKALVAPDDLKENGKVCTITEVEEAKAVLRLFPIWVTCLVYAIVFAQFSTFFTKQGATMDRTFVPGFDIPAAALQSFISLVIIIFIPIYDRIFVPIARSFTREPSGITMLQRIGTGMVISTISMVVAALVEIQRLQTAKDYDLVDMPSATVPMSVWWLVPQYLLTGLADVFTMVGLQEFFYDQMPKELRSVGLALYLSIFGVGSFLSSFLISVIEEATSWAGHTSWFSNNLNRAHLDYFYWLLAVLSAVQLAIYMCIAKSYIYNRGGTV; encoded by the exons ATGGCCCGTTCTCCGGAGACCCAAACTCCGCTACTAGACGACGTCGTGGAGGGCGCCGTTGACTGCAACGGCCATCCGGTCCGAAGATCCAGCTCCGGCGGTTGGCGTTCCGCATCTTTCATAATAT GGGTGGAGGTTGCGGAGAGGGTTGCCTACTATGGGATCAGCTCCAACCTCATATCGTTTCTGACCGGGCCTATGGGACAGTCCACGGCCACGGCGGCCAAGAACGTCAACATATGGTCCGGAACGGCGTCGTTGCTTCCTCTATTGGGAGCTTTCGTCGCTGATTCTTTCCTGGGTCGCTACCGCACCATTATCGCCGCTTCTCTCCTCTACATCATG GGTCTTGGGTTGCTCACTGTGTCAGCCGTGCTTCCTTCTTCTCAGCTTCAAgtattattattctttttttctctatatTTAGTAGCAGTTGGGCAAGGTGGACACAAGCCTTGTGTTCAGGCTTTCGGAGCAGATCAGTTTGATAGACAAGATCCAGAGGAGTGCAAAGCAAAAAGCTCATTCTTCAATTGGTGGTATTTTGGTATATGTGCAGGCCCTTTATCGACACTTACAGTATTAGACTACATACAGGACAATCTTAGTTGGGGTCTGGGTTTTGGTCTTCCTTGCATTGTGATGGCCTTTGCACTGCTTATTTTCCTTCTTGGAACAAGAACGTACCGGTATAGTATCAAAGGGGATGAGGAAAGCCCATTTGTGAGAATTGGCAAGGTGTTTGCTGCTGCATTAAGGAATTGGCGAACTACTCCTTCAGCAATAGCTTCAGAAGAGGAATCTCGTGGAACCTTGCCTCACCAAAGTTCTGAACAATACAA ATTCCTTAACAAAGCCTTGGTTGCACCGGATGATTTGAAGGAAAATGGGAAGGTCTGTACCATCACTGAGGTTGAAGAAGCAAAAGCTGTTCTTAGGTTGTTTCCGATATGGGTTACATGCTTGGTATATGCTATTGTGTTTGCACAGTTCTCGACTTTCTTCACTAAGCAAGGTGCCACCATGGACCGAACATTTGTGCCAGGTTTCGACATACCAGCTGCTGCACTTCAGTCGTTTATAAGCCTTGTCATTATTATATTCATTCCCATTTATGATCGTATATTTGTCCCAATAGCAAGATCATTCACCAGGGAACCGTCTGGCATTACTATGCTACAAAGAATAGGAACTGGGATGGTTATATCTACTATTTCCATGGTAGTTGCAGCTTTAGTTGAGATACAGAGGCTCCAAACTGCCAAAGATTATGATCTGGTTGATATGCCAAGTGCCACTGTTCCAATGAGTGTTTGGTGGTTAGTTCCTCAATATTTGTTAACCGGACTGGCAGATGTTTTCACCATGGTTGGTCTGCAAGAGTTCTTCTATGATCAGATGCCAAAAGAATTAAGAAGTGTAGGACTTGCCCTCTACCTCAGTATATTTGGTGTCGGAAGCTTCCTGAGCAGCTTTCTTATCTCTGTTATTGAGGAAGCAACCAGTTGGGCAGGCCACACTAGCTGGTTTTCCAATAACCTTAATCGTGCACATCTTGATTACTTTTATTGGTTACTAGCTGTACTCAGTGCAGTACAATTGGCCATCTACATGTGTATAGCAAAATCTTACATTTATAACAGGGGTGGTACGGTATAA
- the LOC112180237 gene encoding protein NRT1/ PTR FAMILY 5.10 encodes MATFLEEYPETRTPLIDDGVEGAVDYKGHQVRRSTSGGWLSASFIIGVEIAERFAYYGISSNLITFLTGPLGQSTATAAENVNIWSGTSQLLPLLGAFVADSFLGRYSTIIVASLLYILGLGLLTVSALLTSSELQILLFFFSLYLVAVAQGGHKPCVQAFGADQFDGQDPEECKAKSSFFNWWYFGSNAGILLTVSVLAYIQDNLSWGLGFGIPCVVMVLALIIFVSGTRTYRYSIKGEEESPFVRIGKVFVAALRNRRISPSAIASEEESRGTLPDQSSEQFNFLNKALLAPDNLKKNRKVCTIAEVEEAKAVLRLFPIWATCLAYAIVFAQSTTFFTKQGATMDRTIVPGFDIPAASLQSFICVAIMMIIPIYDRIFVPMARAFTRKPSGITMLQRIGTGMFFSVISMVIAALVEIKRLQTAKDYDLVDLPSATIPMSIWWLVPQYFLYGLADVFTMVGLQEFFYDQVPTELRSIGLALYLSIFGVGNFLSSLLISVIQEATSWGGHTSWFSDNLNLAHLDYFYWLLAALSAVGLLAYMYFAKSYIYNKAS; translated from the exons ATGGCTACATTTCTCGAAGAATATCCGGAGACCCGCACTCCACTCATAGACGACGGCGTAGAGGGCGCCGTTGACTACAAAGGCCATCAAGTCCGCAGATCCACCTCCGGCGGTTGGCTTTCAGCATCGTTCATAATAG GGGTGGAAATTGCGGAGAGATTCGCCTACTATGGGATTAGCTCGAATCTGATAACTTTTCTGACGGGGCCGCTGGGACAGTCGACGGCGACGGCGGCCGAGAATGTGAACATATGGTCCGGAACTTCTCAGTTGCTTCCTCTATTGGGAGCATTCGTGGCGGATTCTTTTCTGGGTCGCTACAGCACCATTATTGTTGCTTCTCTCCTCTACATTTTG GGACTCGGCTTGTTGACCGTGTCGGCCTTGCTTACTTCTTCTGAGCTTCAAATATTgttattcttcttctctctatATCTAGTAGCAGTTGCGCAAGGTGGTCACAAGCCCTGTGTTCAGGCTTTCGGGGCAGATCAGTTTGATGGACAAGATCCAGAGGAGTGCAAAGCGAAAAGCTCATTCTTCAATTGGTGGTACTTTGGTAGCAATGCAGGCATACTATTGACAGTCTCAGTATTGGCCTACATACAGGACAATCTAAGCTGGGGTCTGGGTTTTGGAATTCCTTGTGTTGTGAtggtccttgcactgattatttTTGTCAGTGGAACTCGGACATACCGGTATAGCATCAAGGGGGAGGAGGAAAGCCCATTTGTGAGAATTGGCAAGGTTTTTGTTGCTGCATTAAGGAACCGGCGAATTAGTCCTTCAGCAATAGCTTCTGAAGAGGAATCCCGTGGAACCTTGCCTGATCAAAGTTCTGAACAATTCAA TTTCCTCAACAAAGCCTTGCTTGCGCCTgataatttgaagaaaaacaggAAGGTGTGTACCATCGCTGAGGTTGAGGAAGCAAAGGCTGTTCTGCGGCTGTTTCCAATATGGGCTACATGCTTGGCATATGCTATTGTATTTGCACAGTCCACTACTTTCTTCACCAAGCAAGGTGCCACCATGGACAGAACTATTGTGCCCGGTTTTGACATACCAGCTGCTTCACTTCAGTCATTTATCTGCGTTGCCATAATGATGATCATACCCATTTATGACCGCATTTTTGTTCCAATGGCAAGAGCTTTCACCAGAAAACCCTCTGGCATTACAATGCTACAAAGAATCGGAACTGGGATGTTTTTCTCTGTCATATCTATGGTCATCGCAGCTTTAGTTGAGATAAAAAGGCTCCAAACTGCGAAAGATTATGACCTGGTTGATCTGCCAAGTGCCACAATTCCAATGAGTATTTGGTGGTTGGTTCCTCAGTACTTTCTGTATGGACTAGCCGATGTTTTCACCATGGTTGGTCTACAAGAGTTCTTCTACGATCAGGTACCAACTGAATTAAGAAGCATCGGACTTGCCCTCTACCTCAGTATATTTGGTGTGGGAAACTTTCTGAGCAGCCTTCTTATCTCCGTTATTCAGGAAGCAACCAGTTGGGGAGGCCACACTAGCTGGTTTTCCGATAACCTGAATCTTGCACATCTTGATTACTTTTACTGGTTACTTGCAGCACTGAGTGCAGTAGGATTGTTGGCCTACATGTACTTCGCAAAATCTTACATTTATAATAAGGCTAGCTAG